CTCAATTCTTCAAATTATTTGcttatgtatattttttcccCTCTTAAGTTTAATTCATGGATTCGTCCCTATACTCCATtgagtaaaaataaaagatttattattaaattcCCAATCAAATGAATCCCCATCCATTTTTACGGAATTCCAATTCTGCCTCCTTTCTCCCTCCTAAGTCCTAACACTCTCTCTCCTCTCCTGCCCAATTAATTCTCTCTCCCACCGCCCCATTCTCCCACAGACTCGGCTACTCACTCCCCTGTGTAAAATGGCGGACGGCACCGGCTAAGCCCCCGCTTTGTCCTTAGCGTGTCAATCGGACAATAATATCATTGACATGTGTTATCTTCTCTATGTGATCCCTCAAAATGTAGATATAAAATGAAGAGAAATTATGAGTGTTGAGTGTTGGTGTTATGTGGTgttgtatttataaatgaaaaatggaataaaaaagtagaaaaatttgaatttgtaaactttttataaaatagtttATGGGGTGATGTCATGATAAACAACCAATCAAGTAGTATGATTTACAGGGTACGTATCACACTGGGTACGTTGCACCTCCAATTTTATCGTGCGCAATGGCACGAGGGACTGTGATGACAATACCATGGTACAACACTTGAGTTTTATTTTTCGAACAAAATTATCCTTAATCATACTTGTTCTTATTTCAAAACACATATGAAAGTGCATCATCTCTCTGCTCCCTATTTTTTAAATCTCAATACATCTCTACTCCATATTCCCTCCAAATTATAGTCATCAATGCCAAAAATAAAACGCAATCCTTGGTCTAAATCAAACAGTAACACTAATGTTAGGTTCAAGTGTGCATTGTTGAACCCTCTCACTAGTACCGAGTCTAGTCGAGTTCTTTGTATGTGAAGTTCCAAGTGTGCTAGACTTTTGTGGTCTTGATCAAGACCTTGATGACCTGTGACATATGTGTGATCTTAGTTTACGTAATTTATGTTGTGTTGGTTTGAGGAAAGGTATGTCGGGATACAAACTCATCCCATGTCACTGAATAAGAAAGTCGTAAGAAATACTAGTATGTAAATATTTCTCTACTTTCATTGGCCTCTTAGAAAgtgatataaaaaataaaattatgaacatttGAATGAAAGCCAGTAAAATTATGCTTAAATTGAGTTCCAGGTATACATAGTAAAGTATGTATCCTGATATTTGTTCAAATTTTTGTTAGGCTGAAAGAGTATAATATGGCTTACtcaaattgcattttttaatatatactatCTTCATCTATAAAACATAATCTTGaactataaaattttaatatataactAATAGAGTAAAAAGacataaaaagaaatactactagtaaataataaaattagattattttttatatatgaagATAGAATGAGTTAGAAAAAATGTAGAGcctaataaattaaagatattaagtactcctatatttttaatttcttgaaGGGAAAGTGATATGAATATTTCCATATCTTATTAATCTAAATTTATTCGAAAAAGAAGCCAGAAAAGGGTCTTCAGAATTCCTAGCATTCAACAGCGAAGGATAATATAATCCAAAGAGTTACTTCAGTTTCAACTGTAATCGTTTTAGAGTTCCGATAATCTATCTGTCAAAATGGtaatttccttcaatatttgtttgttttggttGAGGACTTTTATCAAGCAGTTTCAAGATGGAGTGCCGGTGCTCGTGAAACCTGTGAATTGTGTTCGTTTTACTTcattttgttaaattatttaTGTGTTTTGCAGTCAGTGACGCTTCACACGAATTTGGGCGACATCAAGTGCGAAATCTTCTGCGACGAGGTCCCGAGGACAGCTGAGGTGCGTGTATTAAATCAGTTTGCAATTGTATATATGCGTGTAATACTAAGTAAAATTATGCTAGTTTTTGAGTGAGGGTGTGGGAATTTCTTTAACCGCTATCGGCCGTGGTTGGTAATATCTCCGGGAATAACGTGATGTTTGATTCTAGCATTATGTGCACTTACATGAAAATTATGTAAGGCCAAAATCAAATTTTAGGTTTACAATTGTGGCTGTCTGATGAATTGTTTGTTGCCTTTTGTTCTATATGATTTTGTTTTCGGATGAACTGGGATTCGAGTGTACGTATGTGTTTATTGATGCTGACCTATTGCATTTTGATATTTCTTCATAAGACATTAAGATGCCTATTGGTTTATTTCAGTAATTTGATCGGGTTAGTTCAGTTGTTCTGTTGAATTGTCTCTGAATCATCTTATGGATTCATCCAAATGCTTGAACTGCACAGCATTGTGTAGCTACAACATCAAAGTTGAGGGAATTGCATTTGTACTTGTTATAGATTACTACTCCTCATTTATGAAAATGCTGGTTCTTATGCTTGGTTGTGTTTGTTTTGGGAGACATTCGGGTGAGGACTTTTGGTAATCTAGGAGGTTTGTTGATATATATTGCGAGAATAATAGTTTGAAGTGGTGCTCTAAATTATAGTATTCTTCTGCAAGGTATTTGCAATATCTTGAAATATGCGGAACTCCTTATTCCATTAATAATCAGGTCGTATGATTCTCAGTGAATAGATAATGACATAATGTTGACCCTGTCCATGTGCTACTTCATTGTGCCTTTTTAGTCAGGATAAGCAGTGTCTCGTATGATATATTTTTCTTACTTGAACTCATAAAATTGTGCTGCAGAATTTTATGGCGTTAGCTGCAAGTGGTTATTATGATGGAACCATATTTCATAGAAATATTAAGGGTTTCATGATACAAGGTGGTGATCCAACCAATACTGGCAAGGGTGGTACAAGTATATGGGGTAAAAAGTTCAATGATGAGATAAGAGAGTCTTTGAAGGTAACTCCTGCAAGATTCAGTTCGTTAAGTTCTTAGTTCATTTTCCACACGATACATGCAAAAACTAAATGCATCAGTGAGATGGGAGCTTACAGTCTTTTGACTCTTTTCTCAATTGTTTGATTGGTTAAAGCTGAATAACTCTAATTGGCTAAGCACCAATGTGAGGTTTTCTGATTGTACTATGTATGCACCTAATTTTTTGACACAAAAAACAGCAAGTACAAGTTCGTAGATGAGTTTGTTATCAAAAATTGAGTGCCTTTTTTTATTAGTTCTATCTTATTTTGAGCTTTTTTGGGGGGAGGAGGGGTTGTTCAGGGTATAGAAGTGGTGGGAATCAGTGTTGTCAATTTGGcgttcgggtcgctcgggtcgcccgggtcgcccgggtcgagaccatcaccgccccaacatgggtgggttgatcgagatgcATGGGTCGCGCTGGGTCGGTTGGGTCGGCGGGGTCGAGCGTTTCCGGTGGGTCGAGCGTTTCGTCTACAGCGTTGTTGCGCTTTAATTTACAGAGATTGATGAAGGAAGATGatggagaagagagaggagagaggagagaggagagtAATTATGAGTCATAACCTTGGGAATAGAGTTCTATCGTTTGTCACTATTCATTTGTTTAGTGGGattagaaaaatattaaaaattgacATAGTTTATCTCACTTTTTTAGGGagcaataaatattattttaccaaatttttgattagttaaattaaatccaatataTTTAAATGAATATATTGTCAATCCAAACACGGAGTATAATTTAATGGTGGAAAATgagtatattattttacgaataaattactactaatacatattcatttattttttactaatttttaaaatagatttcacattccactcctattttattataagttaatactacatatatacaaaatgacacacatttcataacttttttcttttgacattttcagacaatggtttcaattatttattttgtgttatacttatgacttatgaattgttttgatatttagataatttctattttccactttatctctattcacatgaattacatctacatttatattatttgatatattataaaattagagtaatatatttatttgatttaatattaaaaggcaaaaaaattagcctagattagtgggtctctcgacccattcgactcgtcgacccgcgacccgaattttcagcttatcgacccggtgcgaccctcgaccctaacaacactggtgGGAATTGAGCCGGAGACCTCTCACTTTTATGTAGGAGATGTTCATTGTTTTGGGTGTCCGGAAAGGGAGATCTACTTACCAGTATTATCTTGATATCATTTTCCAGGCTCGAAGTTAAATTATACAAACATATATGGTATGTTTATGTAACTGTGTTTGATTACTGTTCCTCTTTCTGATTCAGCACAATGCTAGAGGTATCTTATCCATGGCAAACAGTGGGCCTAATACTAACGGAAGCCAGTTCTTCATAACCTATGGCAAGCAACCTCATCTCAATGGACTCTATACCATCTTTGGGAAAGTGATTCATGGTTTTGAAGTGCTTGATATAATGGAAAAGGTTAGCCCAAAAATCCATTCACTCGTACGTACTGGTGATAAGACGCCTGTCTGAGCATTACCAGCAATTCTTTCATAGTTTACACTGATCAAACATTTGTTTGAACTTCCAGGCTCCAACAGGTCCGGGGGATAAACCTCTCATGGAAATCAGGACCAACCGTGTAACAATTCATGCCAACCCACTTGCTGgttaaacaatttattttataacacaACGCGTGCCTAGTTTGAAGACTGCTGTGCTTTATCATCCGGCTCTGGCCTTGTGCAAATTGCTGAAGAAcccaatattaaaaaaatccaaCACTTGGTAGAATATTGGAGAGTGAGAGACTTCTTTTTGTCAGTTTTAACAAGTGCTGTTATAATTGTACTACATAGTTTATACTGGTGACTGCTTCAATGGCTGCCGGCTGTTTTCTTTACTCCGATGTTTCCATTTCTGAACCCGATGAAGTCTAACTTAGTTGGTCCTTGCTGCATTTGTTGACTGGATGTTAGATTGTTTTTGTTGATAGCTGTGTTATTGAAATAGTTAGAGATGGTGGTACTTACAATTAAGCTGATGGTGTTACAGCTGCTGCATTTGTTGTGGCTCTGCAGCCTGCAGTTTATGTCGTTTTATTTTTACAAGTTTATGTCTGAATTTCTGAAGGCTAGGGAAAAATAACACGCAAAAGATAATATCATCTGTAAACCTTGAGCACTAATATCTTAATATTCACATGTATTTACTATTTCTCACTTTTTAAATTCTTTCTTATTCCTAATTTAGATTTAAATTGATTAATGAGTAAACAAAACTATCAAATTAAaccaacaaaatataataaatttgaaatgaaTACAAACTGAAAAAATACTAGATAAAAAATAAGGAAAGACGCAAGAGTGAAGAATCAAGTTAACTATAtgcatttataaatattatttaaatcaatGCCACACAACGTGTAACACCccgattttttttattcgtTCTCGTTTGGACGTCGTTTACACAGTCTGAAAATTTTTCGCGTTTGCTTCTTTTGTTGAGAGAATGAATGTACAAATTAGAGCTAAAATAAGTATACCATGAGAAGCCCAAAAAGatgggatttttattttttttcttttgagcCAATTTTGGAGaagcccaatttttttttccatgaGAATTTAAcggccaacacacacacaaTTTTTGTTCCACAAAATCTGGCAGTTACCTCCACCAAATCCCAACCACGATTTATttgggttttttcttcttttgttctaAACTAGAACTTAGGTTCTTTATTTGTTCTagacttttttttgttccggatttgggagagacgcatgaccctcatgcgtctcattttaatgagacgcatgacagccatgcgtctttcatagagacgcatgagggacatgcgtcgttaattttttaatttttttcgggcaaagacgcatgagggtcatgcgtcacGGGCAAAGACGCATGATCATCATGCGTCGCTATTTTTGTTGCTTCGTTCCGGTTGTCAGTGGTTTTTATTGCTTTAATTTGTTGGTTTTTGTTCAGTGATTTGACCACACATTTGACACCATAAATCATGTGATGGGCTAGGATGGTCCACCTCCCcttattttatgtatttgtcCAGTGATTTGACCATAcatttcacaatataataacGTGATAGGCTAGGATGGTCCACCACCCTTTATTTGTCGGATAGAAAATCAGCCCTCTAGGAGTTTACCTATCTTAGTGGACTAGCAATTATTGGTTCAGGTGTCATGTCACCCAACGTGCTTATCATCACCGCATTTGAAGTGCTTATTTCATTATTGTTTGAACCAGGTCAGAAATAGCGACGCATGATGATCATGCGTCTTTGCCAGTGACGCATGATCCTCATGCGTCTTTGcccgaaaaaaattaaaaaattaacgacgcatgtccctcatgcgtctctatgaaagacgcatgactgtcatgcgtctcattaaaaggagacgcatgagggtcatgcgtctctcccaaatccggaacaaaaaaaaagtctagaACAAATAAGGAACCTAAGTTCTAGTTtagaacaaaagaagaaaaagccCCGATTTATTTAAATGAACACTCTTCCCTCAATCTCTTCTTTCACAACACAAAACTGTTACCGTAACTCTCTCCACCACCCTCCAAAAGCTCaacaatttatatatatacacagcCCACAACTCCAAGATTCATATGATTCAACTAATTTAGCAATTTTCACTACTTTGAGAAACCGATAGTTGAGCGAAGAATTAGAGAGACCAAAGATTTGATTGAGGGTTGGGGCGGCTGAGTTCCGGCAATGATTGACGGAGGAGAAACTTCCGAATCGAATGACGACGGGCGGCGGCTCTGTGTTGCCGAGAAAAGACAAGGGTAGACAGAGGAGGCCGGAGGCTTCGACTGCACCGTGACAGCAGCGGCGCGGAGGAGACGGCAGCAGCGGCAAATTGACACGGAGAGAGAGTGACAACGACGAACAGCAGCAGCTCCTGCTGCGTCGCGGCATTGGCGGCGGGGGTGCTGTGTCATGCCGGCGACAACCagcaaaagagagagagaaagaagagggaGAAGATGAGCGACAGTGCTGCAGCCGACGGAGGCGGCGCTGCAAAACCCGGCTGCCGGCAAGAGACAGAGACATGGCGGCGGCACAAATTGTGTGAGAGAAATTGCGAGACAAAGAGACGAGAAGAGGGaagaggggagagagagaagtgaaTTAAGGATTATGTTTCGTAGAGCAATTGCAATTTGGGGAAGAAGTGTGAAAGTGGAGTGAGTATACGTGTGTATTTGAGTTGGAATTGATTTGGGTTGAGACCAATTAATTGTATGGAAGATTGGGCCGGAGCACTTTAAATTAATGGGTGACTTTATGCACGCTTTTCGAGAATGGAAGGGAACACAAGTTAAAGCTTAAACGAAAATGGTgagctttcgaactaaagtgttttcaagagctttcgttttaatatatcggtttgagcatcatgttatgtgtgattgatttattatatttattccaaTGATGAGGCTAGATAtgtgatcaaagtgaaagtgttgttgcgcatgttatgtgttgatttattgagtgatattataaattgcttagctttgttgatgtgatgtgaattgatgctcgaccttgacagaaaagtgatttatgtttcaaatatgTCTTACAAGAAAAATGGAGTTTGCAAAgggtatgtcatgccatgtttttgttttgagaaatgcctatctgtttgtttagcaagagagttgtccctactagacctgttgaaatcgaattcgggtctgtccagggagtgagtccctattcaggctagtgtacaccacgtagatcgtgcgctatctctttgagttggctggtctagtgacttggaatgtggccgcattccttgtcatgtatgttgagattgttgagatgatgatgttgatgattgcttagtggggagtgagtccctactatgagttcaaacgaattcgggtcctagtaagggtgcgtccctactcgggctagtgtacacgatgggGACTGTGAGTCATCGTttgggttggccggttttcgtgctcgtggtaAGTGGCCATCTTACACGGCATCttaaagaacagatatgacaatttcttaaataaatcaaggagaaatggttgtgttttgaaatgatgaggaaatgaTTTGAGACTATGTCGAAAGTTTGtgcttttgaaatattttagtGCTTCTCGGCATTTTAAAGTAACCCGAGATTCACGAAATGGTGGCATGACAtaattgtttttataaaattgttttggcatttgttcactgagtacatcaagtactcagccctgcatttctttttaaaaatgtgcaggttgagcgtgacgggcgcggtgggtgttgagcaagaccgttgaagaaatttaagtgtctagaatgtgtcatgtcttcacacgtggtatattcattctctcgaatgcttccgctgagcagttgtctttcttttgagttcttgtatcgttgacATAATATCcacttttgagttgttgattgttgagatactctgattttattcgaactattctcatttgtttcgagctatggtcaaGTTGTGTtgattccccctttcttccccgcttctttaatcctcccctagtcgcgattaaccgtattttctatccttagaaaatgcgggcgtgacacaaCGCCTTTGTGATTTGATATAAATAACATGCTTAAGCACAATAGTTCGTGCAATCATTGTGTAGTCCAGCACGTTGCAGTATCATGTGAGCATGACAATGCACCCTAAATAGGAGTACTTCTTTAAGCACGGCAGTGTATGTTATATAAAAAATCATGATAAATTACTGAacaaataacaaattaaatattttatcaatgtGTCCTGCACACatagtttatttttttgtatattaattttccgtaaaatgatttaaaagaaaattgaatcGAAAGGACAACTTTTTAAAAAGAatactaaaaaaattgaaaacaattAAAAGTAAATATACTCCTCCTCCACAAGCGCCAACAGTAAAACCCATAGCTCTGGTAGAATTAGGGTTTTCAAAAACAGCGCCATAATCAAAGCCCCTTTAACACATAAGCGTATGGCTGACGAAGATGATAGCTCGTCATCTCCGCGGCCTGAGAAGCCCGGCCCGAGCCCGCAATCGGCCCAAAAGACTCCCTCCATGCGCCGATCCGGTTTCGGTGACAACGGCAGCAATTCGCCGCTTTCTAGAAATCTGCAGACCGCTGAAGAGTTCATATCATCGGTGGCGGCCAAAATTGCTGCTCAGCCGCTTCAGTATTCTGATCCCGAAGTTTGGGTAGTGCTCACGGCTATATCTGAGAAGGCGCGCAAGCGCAATCAGGTCCCATTTTTTACTTGTTTGATGATACTGTGTCAGTTACATTTCATGCCCAGTTTTAATTATAATCACGTGTTAATTGTATCAATTGGTTGCTTTAATCTTCGTAATAGTTCTAAAAAGGCTATTTTTTCCGCATTTTAAGCTCACATTAGCATGTGACTTGCAAAATTTTTTGGACAGTGTAATGGGATATAATTAGTAGGCAGTGTTAATAATTGCATTCTAGGACCTCTGTTTTATATCCCAGGAGTAATTTCATTACCAATGTACATGCTTATTGCTATCTTTTCAGTTACATTTTATTATGCTGCCTTCTAGTTGAGGACTTGAGATTTGTGAATCCAAATTGTGGATTGAATAAGTACGATAGACCAAGCTGAATGGAAAGAATGGTTTTTATATTTTGTGGTGCCTCTGCACAGTCAAGCGATcacactttctcttttgagtTTGCTCTCGTACATAAATTAATTGTGGAAACCAACACAGAGGTACCAGATTTTCTGAAGGTCTTTGTTGATGATCTCTATATTTACCTACAATTTGTTTGAATGGTTTATGCATTAGCTCTTTACTAATTTGGACAAGTTTGTGGTCAGTTCGATCTTCAATTCTAATCTACCCTTTGGTGAAGTTTTGCTATTTTCGTATCTAATATGCTCCTAGGGAGAACATTGACATTATTTTATGTCTGCTCTCACTGTTCAATAAGAACAGATTATAGTATTTGATTTCAGTAGCTTTGGAGCATCCTATGTGGATGTTTCCCTATGCCTCTGTGTTCATATTCCTGATTTCACTTCTTAAGAATCTGGTCTGATTCAAGTTTCGGTAAATCAGGGCATGAATATGCTTCTGACTTCAAACGAGCATTGCATTGGTCTGGTAGTAGATGATGCTCGTTTTCAGATCATTGCACCAGCAGTTAGTGCTAACCATTGCAAGATATACCGAAAGAAGATTGCTACCGGAGTTACTGAACAACAATTGGCAAACTGTTCTGCATTCTTGAAAGATTCTAGCCTAGGTGAATTATTTTATTGGgaacaaattattttattggGGACCTGTTCATAAATTTGAGATAAAAATATTCTGATGTTTCTTAGTTTTTTTGTAGCACAAATGGGACATTTAAACTGGGAGTAACTGAACAAAAATAGCTTTGAAGCAAAGCTACGTCATGGAGACATCGTCTCAGTAGCAGTTGTTCTGCACCATGGTGGAGTTGATGGCAATTTTATCTGAGTTATTGCTTTCTACCTTTATTCCAGAGTGTGATTGCGAACCATTGTATATCTTTAGCTGTTAATAGGATTTTTCCCATTCCTATATGCTCTACCAATGCAATTATTTATGCTGACTTGCCATTGTTTCGAGATTATGGTCTGCGAGTCTGTATTTTGTTCCTGCATACATGGTTTACCTTTGATTAAAAATTATAACGCACAAAGTACTGTTTGCCTCATTTAACATTTGATCTTTCTGCTGCATTAGTGTTTTAATAGAATATTTTTAGTGCATATATCAttccatatttataatattcctCAAACTTTTTGTTGAGTTTCTTTTTGCATGTATGCAGAACTTTCTTTTGCATTTGCATATCGTGAAGTCCAGAAATCCTCTTGTGTGACGTATTGGGGCTCTCTAAAGAGAAAACCAGGTATTTCTTTTCAAATTACAGATTCATATTTTCTGTAATCATTAGTTCATCACTTTAGATTGCATTGGACCATCAAGTTTATGGTAATGCATTACTTATTGCTTACTTATTTCTAAAGAGGAATATTATGCTGAGAACAAGAGACTGAAAGGAATTGGCATAGGAGCTTCTGATGGTCCACTCTCCCTTGACAATTTTCGCAGCCTTCAAAGATCAAATATGGTATTTAAGTTGTCTGCTAGTTTGCCAAATTCTGTTTCATCAACTTCTACACTTGTTGAAGACTGTGATCTAATAAACTTTTAGCATTTTACCTTTTACATGTTATGTGGCAGCTTTATGGATGTTTTGGATGTTGAATGTGTGTAGGAACTCAGGAAGCAACTGGAAGATCAAGTTGCAACAATTGAATCCTTACACAGTGAAAGTCGTGCAGCTACTGAGAAGCATGAAACTGTATGTCATTGTTTTCTTGTCAATGAGTTCTTTCATGGTTGTGTTGTTCTTGTCACATCACTAATAATGGTTATGTGGATTTGTAATCAGCGACTCTGTTTTTTTCATCAAGAAACTTAATAAACCATCCCCGCCTCATTAGTATTAGAAGGAATCCAGTTTTATTTCCTTATTCCTGTTATGTTTTTGTCATTTATAAGCATCTGGTCTGGGTGTGTTCATGTTGGTTTGGCGGTTTAACATTTTGCACTATTAGCTGAAGCCATGACATACCTTTGTTTGCCA
This genomic interval from Salvia splendens isolate huo1 chromosome 13, SspV2, whole genome shotgun sequence contains the following:
- the LOC121760981 gene encoding peptidyl-prolyl cis-trans isomerase CYP18-1-like, with protein sequence MSVTLHTNLGDIKCEIFCDEVPRTAENFMALAASGYYDGTIFHRNIKGFMIQGGDPTNTGKGGTSIWGKKFNDEIRESLKHNARGILSMANSGPNTNGSQFFITYGKQPHLNGLYTIFGKVIHGFEVLDIMEKAPTGPGDKPLMEIRTNRVTIHANPLAG